One region of Clavibacter michiganensis subsp. tessellarius genomic DNA includes:
- a CDS encoding glycoside hydrolase family 26 protein produces the protein MPTRRRLKCAVVTAVAPAVVTATVLVAPAAATRAAAAETVPTAPAAIVLSVASGPVGTPVTVTGTGFAAKKAAVVAVGSTTKRITTTAAGRFTTAVAIPRTSLSTIRITATAGTRSAASTFTVTPAKSSGSARLGAPAPAPTTTPAPAATPVPAATPAPAPATTPATPAASAPAASSAPAISSARLRLGLSTPGGPTANGELDAASAELGESPSIVMSHVDFTNPAPIAGLTSVAARGADSLLTWEPWKGGAGTSQPAYSNARIIAGDQDAYIRSWGADLAKYGKTVYLRYGHEMNGNWYPWSDGVNGNAPGSYVQAWKHVHDLVVAQGATNVKWVWSPNVPYPGSTDLASLYPGSDQVDVVALDGYNWGSAPGQRWTDPAALFGPGIDRLRAVAPGKPLVIGEVASSEVGGSKAAWNRDLVAYLQAQPDVLGFVWFDFKKEEDWRIDSSAASATALRDALALRRG, from the coding sequence ATGCCCACTCGCCGCCGCCTCAAATGCGCTGTCGTCACCGCCGTCGCACCCGCGGTCGTGACGGCGACCGTCCTCGTCGCTCCCGCGGCCGCCACCCGCGCCGCCGCGGCGGAGACCGTGCCCACCGCGCCCGCCGCGATCGTCCTCTCCGTCGCCTCCGGTCCCGTCGGGACGCCCGTGACCGTCACCGGCACGGGCTTCGCCGCCAAGAAGGCCGCGGTCGTCGCCGTCGGGTCGACCACGAAGCGCATCACGACCACCGCCGCCGGCCGCTTCACGACCGCCGTCGCGATCCCCCGCACCTCGCTCTCGACCATCAGGATCACCGCGACCGCGGGCACGCGCTCGGCCGCGTCCACGTTCACGGTCACGCCGGCGAAGTCGAGCGGATCCGCCCGCCTCGGCGCCCCGGCGCCCGCGCCCACGACGACCCCCGCCCCGGCCGCGACGCCCGTTCCCGCAGCGACCCCCGCGCCCGCTCCCGCGACGACGCCGGCCACGCCCGCCGCCTCCGCGCCCGCCGCCTCCTCCGCCCCCGCCATCAGCTCCGCGCGCCTGCGCCTCGGCCTCTCGACCCCCGGCGGGCCCACCGCGAACGGCGAGCTCGATGCGGCATCCGCGGAGCTCGGCGAGAGCCCGTCCATCGTGATGAGCCACGTCGACTTCACGAACCCCGCCCCGATCGCGGGCCTGACGAGCGTCGCCGCGCGCGGCGCCGACAGCCTCCTCACCTGGGAGCCGTGGAAGGGCGGCGCGGGCACGAGCCAGCCCGCGTACTCCAACGCGCGCATCATCGCCGGCGACCAGGACGCCTACATCCGCTCCTGGGGCGCCGACCTCGCGAAGTACGGCAAGACCGTCTACCTCCGCTACGGCCACGAGATGAACGGCAACTGGTACCCCTGGTCGGACGGCGTCAACGGCAACGCGCCCGGCTCCTACGTCCAGGCGTGGAAGCACGTGCACGACCTCGTCGTCGCGCAGGGCGCCACCAACGTGAAGTGGGTGTGGAGCCCGAACGTGCCCTACCCGGGATCCACCGACCTCGCCTCGCTCTACCCGGGCAGCGACCAGGTCGACGTCGTCGCGCTCGACGGCTACAACTGGGGATCCGCGCCCGGCCAGCGCTGGACGGATCCGGCCGCGCTGTTCGGCCCCGGCATCGACCGCCTCCGCGCGGTCGCGCCCGGCAAGCCGCTCGTCATCGGCGAGGTGGCGTCGAGCGAGGTCGGCGGATCCAAGGCCGCGTGGAACCGCGACCTCGTCGCCTACCTGCAGGCGCAGCCCGACGTGCTCGGCTTCGTGTGGTTCGACTTCAAGAAGGAGGAGGACTGGCGGATCGACAGCTCGGCCGCCTCCGCCACCGCCCTCCGCGACGCGCTCGCCCTCCGGCGCGGCTGA
- a CDS encoding glycosyltransferase family 9 protein, whose protein sequence is MHDPAPRRVLVVRLDSVGDVLISGPAVRAVAADPRVEVHLLCGPRGASAGRLLPGVHAVHVWDSPWISSPAPAADAASVDALHAILAEVDADEAVVLTSFHQSPLPLALLLRLAGVRRITGASVDYAGSLLDVRLKPGEDLDEDQPEPERALAIAAAAGHALPADDDGRLAVLEAELPADVAALLPDGPFALVHPGAAVGARSYPADQHRDAVALLAARGIPVVVTGGPDERDLTAHVAGSAALDLGGRTDLAGLGALMRRAAVLVSGNTGPAHLAAAVGLPVVSLFSPVVPPIRWAPYRVPVILLGDQDAPCKLSRARDCPVPGHPCLAGVSPAEVADAVERLLATTGGTGGTGARATAEVPA, encoded by the coding sequence ATCCACGACCCCGCGCCCCGCCGCGTGCTCGTCGTGCGCCTCGACTCCGTCGGCGACGTGCTCATCTCCGGACCCGCGGTGCGTGCGGTCGCCGCCGACCCGCGCGTCGAGGTGCACCTGCTCTGCGGTCCGCGCGGCGCGTCCGCCGGCCGGCTGCTGCCCGGCGTCCACGCGGTGCACGTGTGGGACTCCCCGTGGATCTCCTCCCCCGCGCCCGCCGCCGACGCCGCGTCCGTCGACGCCCTGCACGCGATCCTCGCCGAGGTCGACGCCGACGAGGCCGTCGTCCTCACGTCCTTCCACCAGTCGCCGCTCCCGCTCGCGCTGCTGCTGCGGCTCGCCGGCGTGCGGCGGATCACGGGCGCCAGCGTCGACTACGCCGGCTCCCTCCTCGACGTGCGCCTCAAGCCCGGCGAGGACCTCGACGAGGACCAGCCCGAGCCCGAGCGCGCCCTCGCGATCGCCGCCGCGGCCGGGCACGCGCTGCCCGCGGACGACGACGGCCGCCTCGCCGTCCTCGAGGCCGAGCTCCCCGCCGACGTCGCGGCGCTCCTCCCCGACGGCCCGTTCGCGCTCGTGCACCCGGGCGCCGCGGTCGGCGCGCGCTCCTACCCGGCCGACCAGCACCGCGACGCCGTGGCGCTGCTCGCCGCGCGCGGGATCCCCGTGGTCGTCACGGGCGGGCCCGACGAGCGGGACCTCACGGCGCACGTGGCCGGATCCGCCGCCCTCGACCTCGGCGGCCGCACCGACCTCGCCGGCCTCGGCGCGCTGATGCGCCGCGCGGCCGTGCTCGTGAGCGGCAACACCGGGCCCGCGCACCTCGCCGCCGCCGTGGGCCTCCCGGTCGTCAGCCTGTTCTCGCCCGTCGTGCCGCCGATCCGCTGGGCGCCGTACCGCGTGCCCGTGATCCTGCTCGGCGACCAGGACGCGCCCTGCAAGCTCAGCCGCGCGCGCGACTGCCCCGTGCCCGGCCATCCGTGCCTCGCCGGCGTCTCGCCCGCGGAGGTCGCGGACGCCGTCGAGCGCCTGCTCGCGACCACCGGCGGCACGGGCGGCACCGGCGCGCGCGCCACCGCGGAGGTGCCCGCATGA
- a CDS encoding glycosyltransferase, translated as MRIAMISEHASPLATLGGVDAGGQNVHVAALSAALADEGHTVTVYTRRDDEALPARVAFAPGVEVVHLDAGPARAVPKDELLPHMGELADGLLADWRTNRPDVVHSHFWMSGVAALDAAARLASSPVGAASAPPVLHTFHALGSVKRRHLGAEDTSPAERTHLEPGVGRRADAVIATCSDEAAELVRAGVDAARITVIPCGVDIGHFTPRADDAAGDDHALMRVMVVGRLVPRKGVDLAITALGILADRGHRDVELVIVGGSGDAASATEDAEARRLMDAARAAGVADRVRLHGRVSQADMPAVMRTADVVVCAPWYEPFGIVPLEAMASGVPVVASAVGGLTDSVVDGVTGILVPPRDPAAIADALGELRADPARRRALGRAGRDRMEHGYSWATVAARTADAYRAMIQDAAVDELPADPTVVDAHLDALAPVLQALRAHAPRLTAWGSEMADRLSHGARLIAAGNGGSAAEAQHLTSELVGRFDGDRRPFSAIALHAESSAVTAIGNDYGFDEVFARQVHAHARSGDIVVLLSTSGRSVNLLKAAAAARAAGATTWAMTGPGPNPLVEACDESLALDGPSANVQEAQLVAVHAICRSFESRLKANDRAAARASAAADAAPAAPAAVTSAAPAPAPAAAEVSA; from the coding sequence ATGAGGATCGCGATGATCTCCGAGCACGCCAGCCCGCTGGCCACCCTCGGCGGGGTCGACGCCGGCGGCCAGAACGTGCACGTCGCGGCGCTGTCCGCGGCGCTCGCCGACGAGGGCCACACCGTCACCGTCTACACGCGCCGCGACGACGAGGCGCTGCCCGCCCGCGTCGCCTTCGCGCCCGGCGTGGAGGTCGTGCACCTCGACGCCGGACCCGCGCGCGCCGTCCCCAAGGACGAGCTGCTGCCGCACATGGGCGAGCTCGCCGACGGGCTGCTCGCCGACTGGCGCACCAACCGGCCTGACGTGGTGCACAGCCACTTCTGGATGTCCGGGGTCGCGGCCCTCGACGCGGCCGCGCGCCTCGCGTCGTCGCCCGTCGGCGCCGCATCCGCCCCGCCCGTGCTGCACACCTTCCACGCGCTCGGATCCGTGAAGCGCCGCCACCTCGGCGCCGAGGACACGAGCCCCGCCGAGCGCACGCACCTCGAGCCCGGCGTCGGCCGCCGCGCCGATGCCGTGATCGCCACCTGCTCCGACGAGGCCGCCGAGCTCGTGCGCGCCGGCGTCGACGCGGCCCGCATCACCGTGATCCCGTGCGGCGTCGACATCGGGCACTTCACGCCCCGCGCCGACGACGCCGCGGGCGACGACCACGCCCTCATGCGCGTCATGGTCGTCGGCCGCCTGGTGCCGCGCAAGGGCGTCGACCTCGCCATCACGGCCCTCGGGATCCTCGCCGACCGCGGCCACCGGGACGTCGAGCTCGTGATCGTCGGCGGATCCGGCGACGCCGCGAGCGCCACCGAGGACGCCGAGGCCCGCCGCCTGATGGACGCCGCCCGCGCCGCCGGCGTCGCCGACCGCGTGCGCCTGCACGGCCGCGTCTCCCAGGCCGACATGCCCGCCGTGATGCGCACCGCCGACGTCGTCGTGTGCGCGCCCTGGTACGAGCCGTTCGGCATCGTGCCGCTCGAGGCGATGGCCTCCGGCGTGCCCGTCGTCGCCTCGGCCGTGGGCGGGCTCACCGACAGCGTCGTGGACGGCGTGACCGGGATCCTCGTCCCGCCGCGCGACCCCGCCGCCATCGCGGACGCGCTCGGGGAGCTGCGCGCCGACCCCGCCCGCCGCCGCGCGCTCGGCCGCGCCGGACGCGACCGCATGGAGCACGGCTACTCCTGGGCGACCGTCGCCGCCCGCACCGCGGACGCGTACCGCGCCATGATCCAGGACGCCGCTGTCGACGAGCTCCCCGCCGACCCGACCGTGGTCGACGCCCACCTCGACGCGCTCGCCCCCGTCCTCCAGGCGCTCCGCGCGCACGCACCGCGCCTCACCGCGTGGGGCAGCGAGATGGCCGACCGCCTCAGCCACGGCGCGCGCCTCATCGCGGCCGGCAACGGCGGATCCGCGGCCGAGGCCCAGCACCTCACGAGCGAGCTGGTGGGCCGGTTCGACGGCGACCGCCGCCCGTTCTCCGCGATCGCGCTGCACGCGGAGTCGTCGGCCGTCACCGCGATCGGCAACGACTACGGCTTCGACGAGGTGTTCGCCCGGCAGGTGCACGCGCACGCGCGATCCGGCGACATCGTGGTGCTGCTCTCCACGAGCGGCCGCAGCGTCAACCTGCTGAAGGCCGCGGCCGCCGCGCGCGCCGCGGGAGCGACGACCTGGGCGATGACGGGCCCGGGCCCCAATCCGCTCGTGGAGGCGTGCGACGAGTCCCTCGCGCTCGACGGCCCGTCGGCCAACGTGCAGGAGGCGCAGCTCGTCGCCGTGCACGCGATCTGCCGCTCGTTCGAGAGCCGCCTGAAGGCGAACGACCGGGCCGCCGCGCGCGCCTCGGCCGCCGCGGACGCCGCCCCGGCCGCACCCGCCGCCGTCACCAGCGCCGCTCCCGCTCCCGCGCCCGCCGCCGCGGAGGTGTCGGCATGA
- a CDS encoding PfkB family carbohydrate kinase, which produces MRIVVVGDVLLDVDMTGAAHRLSPDAPVPVIEVEESLPRAGGAGLVATMLARDGHDVRLVTVLSDDPRAATLRACLDRIEVVAGPSGAPTPVKTRVRADGHAIARIDEGCAPPPTPEATDAMLDAIATADAIVVADYGRGVTRDPRLRAALDTRAAEVPLVWDPHPAGEPPVPNTALATPNLAEARAFSGIAGRDVSAAADAARILQERWGVGTVAVTMSERGALLVSAPASGAAGASMPVVVPAPLVATGDPCGAGDRLAATALAALAGGSAVEDAVRDAVASAAEYVDAGGVATLVGPPAARPIGGHAASALQVVRATRAAGGTVVATGGCFDLVHAGHARTLAAARALGDCLVVLLNSDDSVRRLKGPERPIMTEEDRVDLLMSLGVVDAVVLFSEDTPEEALRSLQPDLWVKGGDYRAEDLPESAVIAEWGGQAVTVPYHPGRSTTKLAGALARVG; this is translated from the coding sequence ATGAGGATCGTCGTGGTCGGCGACGTGCTGCTCGACGTCGACATGACCGGCGCCGCGCACCGGCTCAGCCCGGACGCGCCCGTGCCCGTCATCGAGGTCGAGGAGTCGCTGCCGCGGGCCGGCGGCGCGGGCCTCGTCGCCACGATGCTCGCGCGCGACGGCCACGACGTGCGCCTCGTCACCGTGCTCTCCGACGACCCCCGCGCCGCGACGCTGCGCGCCTGCCTCGACCGGATCGAGGTGGTCGCCGGCCCGTCCGGCGCGCCGACGCCCGTGAAGACCCGCGTCCGCGCCGACGGCCACGCCATCGCCCGCATCGACGAGGGCTGCGCGCCGCCGCCCACGCCGGAGGCGACCGACGCGATGCTCGACGCGATCGCCACCGCCGACGCCATCGTCGTGGCCGACTACGGCCGCGGCGTCACGCGCGACCCGCGCCTCCGCGCCGCCCTCGACACGCGCGCCGCCGAGGTGCCGCTCGTGTGGGATCCGCACCCTGCGGGCGAGCCGCCCGTCCCGAACACCGCGCTCGCCACCCCGAACCTCGCGGAGGCGCGCGCGTTCTCCGGCATCGCCGGGCGCGACGTGTCCGCGGCCGCCGACGCCGCCCGGATCCTGCAGGAGCGCTGGGGCGTCGGCACGGTCGCCGTGACCATGAGCGAGCGCGGCGCGCTGCTCGTGTCGGCGCCCGCGTCGGGCGCGGCCGGCGCATCCATGCCCGTCGTCGTCCCTGCCCCGCTCGTCGCGACCGGTGACCCGTGCGGCGCCGGCGACCGCCTGGCGGCCACGGCCCTCGCGGCGCTGGCCGGCGGATCCGCGGTGGAGGACGCCGTGCGCGACGCCGTCGCCTCGGCCGCCGAGTACGTGGACGCGGGCGGCGTCGCGACCCTCGTGGGCCCGCCCGCCGCGCGCCCCATCGGCGGCCACGCGGCGAGCGCCCTCCAGGTCGTGCGCGCGACCCGCGCCGCCGGCGGCACCGTCGTCGCGACCGGCGGATGCTTCGACCTCGTGCACGCCGGCCACGCCCGCACGCTGGCCGCGGCCCGCGCGCTCGGCGACTGCCTGGTCGTGCTCCTCAACTCGGACGACTCGGTGCGCCGCCTCAAGGGACCCGAGCGCCCGATCATGACCGAGGAGGACCGCGTCGACCTCCTCATGTCGCTCGGCGTGGTGGACGCGGTCGTGCTCTTCTCGGAGGACACCCCCGAGGAGGCGCTCCGCTCCCTCCAGCCCGACCTCTGGGTCAAGGGCGGCGACTACCGCGCCGAGGACCTCCCCGAGTCGGCGGTCATCGCCGAGTGGGGCGGCCAGGCCGTGACCGTCCCGTACCACCCCGGCCGCTCGACCACGAAGCTCGCGGGCGCGCTCGCCCGCGTCGGCTGA
- a CDS encoding endonuclease/exonuclease/phosphatase family protein, translating to MIPSADGTLTDGRALIGPVEAPALHVMTYNIRRLFRRYRPGSPDRWADREPLLAELLQREQPALLGTQEAMPTQGRALSHALGRHYRRIGHGRNADGHGEGCPTFYDTRRLELTSWRQVALSDTPAVAGSRSWGNMVPRIAVVADFVDRATGLPLRHVNTHFDHLSRRSREESARMMLEIVAEAQVPAIVSGDTNAGVDTEPHRLLVESGALVDAWDGARERLTPEWGTWSNYKAPKRTTRRIDWMLVTPDVEVERVGINTTRVAGRAPSDHEALQAVVRC from the coding sequence ATGATCCCGAGCGCCGACGGCACCCTCACGGACGGGCGGGCGCTGATCGGCCCGGTCGAGGCACCCGCGCTGCACGTGATGACGTACAACATCCGGCGCCTGTTCCGCCGTTATCGCCCGGGCAGCCCCGACCGCTGGGCCGACCGCGAGCCGCTCCTCGCCGAGCTGCTCCAGCGCGAGCAGCCCGCGCTCCTCGGCACGCAGGAGGCCATGCCCACGCAGGGCCGCGCCCTGTCGCACGCGCTCGGCCGGCACTACCGGCGGATCGGGCACGGCCGCAACGCCGACGGCCACGGCGAGGGCTGCCCCACCTTCTACGACACGCGCCGCCTCGAGCTCACGAGCTGGCGGCAGGTCGCCCTCTCGGACACGCCCGCGGTCGCCGGGTCCCGCAGCTGGGGCAACATGGTGCCGCGGATCGCCGTCGTCGCCGACTTCGTCGACCGCGCGACGGGCCTGCCGCTCCGGCACGTGAACACCCACTTCGACCACCTCTCGCGCCGCTCGCGCGAGGAGTCCGCGCGGATGATGCTCGAGATCGTCGCCGAGGCGCAGGTGCCCGCGATCGTCTCGGGCGACACCAACGCGGGCGTCGACACGGAGCCGCACCGGCTGCTGGTCGAGTCGGGCGCGCTGGTGGACGCGTGGGACGGCGCGCGCGAGCGGCTGACGCCCGAGTGGGGCACCTGGTCCAACTACAAGGCACCGAAGCGCACCACACGGCGGATCGACTGGATGCTCGTCACGCCCGACGTCGAGGTGGAGCGGGTCGGCATCAACACGACGCGCGTCGCGGGGCGCGCGCCGAGCGACCACGAGGCGCTGCAGGCGGTGGTGCGGTGCTGA
- a CDS encoding alpha/beta hydrolase, producing MTRAHRRRETALALAAVLVGLVILPAPPGSGVEGGFAQLDRYAALTAVQAQRMIQAHPALELQVMDASPERVVSWWAAKDRKHQRALIRSSPQLVGNLDGIDYASRDAANRRQLRAELRTEREAVAAHPDDADARDSLTALTAIRDALKPAARAGGHAEPRRWLVSLSHRDPPLAAIAVGDLDTARQVTFTVPGMGTYTDDMQLWTETAQNVFDAQASVGAPAAHAVVAWIGYRTPPPGVDATLGDYAERGAPLLASEIAGLHAARHGGDLASVNVIAHSYGSTMAADALAARDLGVDSFVMLGSAGVEDGIADARQLHARHVYAGEAADDDEAEWGRLSRQDPRAPGFGATVISVDGDPARGLLPVTTHAPVLHSRWNDDPDSRAWSTIRDPAERAAEFAAHEKTYGYLDAGTESLRNAAIATTPHARERLDAAG from the coding sequence GTGACCCGAGCGCACCGGCGGCGCGAGACCGCGCTCGCCCTCGCCGCCGTGCTCGTCGGCCTCGTGATCCTGCCGGCCCCGCCCGGATCCGGCGTCGAGGGGGGCTTCGCGCAGCTCGACCGCTACGCCGCCCTCACCGCGGTGCAGGCCCAGCGGATGATCCAGGCGCACCCGGCCCTCGAGCTGCAGGTGATGGACGCGTCGCCCGAGCGCGTCGTCTCCTGGTGGGCCGCCAAGGACCGGAAGCACCAGCGCGCGCTCATCCGCAGCTCGCCCCAGCTCGTCGGCAACCTCGACGGGATCGACTACGCCTCGCGCGACGCCGCCAACCGGCGCCAGCTCCGCGCCGAGCTGCGCACGGAGCGGGAGGCGGTCGCCGCACACCCCGACGACGCCGACGCGCGGGACAGCCTCACCGCCCTCACGGCGATCCGCGACGCGCTCAAGCCGGCGGCCCGCGCGGGCGGGCACGCCGAGCCGCGGCGCTGGCTCGTGTCGCTGAGCCATCGGGATCCGCCGCTCGCCGCCATCGCGGTCGGCGACCTCGACACCGCCCGCCAGGTCACCTTCACGGTGCCGGGCATGGGCACCTACACCGACGACATGCAGCTCTGGACCGAGACCGCGCAGAACGTGTTCGACGCGCAGGCGTCGGTCGGCGCCCCGGCCGCGCACGCCGTGGTCGCGTGGATCGGCTACCGCACCCCGCCGCCCGGCGTCGACGCGACGCTCGGCGACTACGCGGAGCGCGGCGCCCCGCTGCTCGCGAGCGAGATCGCCGGGCTGCATGCGGCACGGCACGGCGGCGACCTGGCGAGCGTGAACGTCATCGCGCACTCGTACGGATCCACCATGGCCGCTGACGCCCTCGCCGCCCGCGACCTCGGCGTCGACTCCTTCGTCATGCTCGGCTCGGCCGGCGTCGAGGACGGCATCGCGGACGCGCGCCAGCTGCACGCCCGCCACGTCTACGCGGGCGAGGCGGCGGACGACGACGAGGCCGAGTGGGGCCGGCTCTCCCGGCAGGATCCGCGTGCTCCCGGCTTCGGCGCCACCGTCATCTCCGTCGACGGGGATCCCGCCCGCGGACTCCTGCCCGTCACCACGCACGCGCCCGTCCTGCACTCGCGGTGGAACGACGACCCGGACTCCCGCGCCTGGTCGACCATCCGCGATCCGGCCGAGCGCGCCGCCGAGTTCGCCGCGCACGAGAAGACGTACGGCTACCTCGACGCGGGGACGGAGTCGCTGCGGAACGCGGCGATCGCGACGACGCCGCACGCGAGAGAGCGGCTCGACGCGGCGGGCTGA
- a CDS encoding SDR family oxidoreductase encodes MTDSPRPSTGRVLITGGASGLGAAVAQAVLAAGGEPIVLDLDTSSVTGMEAHRIDVSDTRATEALVTEIAQKHGGLDAVVTAAGIDRCGRLVDVAPTEWEKVIGVNLMGTVAVVRAALPFLTVSHGRVVTVASSLAIKAVSDATAYCASKFGVLGFTRALAAETKGEVGVTTLIPSGMKTHFFDDRDPKYKPGSDANLNDPAAVADSVMFILGQPRGCEIRELVITHELEDSWP; translated from the coding sequence ATGACCGACTCCCCCCGCCCCAGCACCGGCCGCGTCCTCATCACCGGAGGCGCGTCCGGGCTCGGCGCCGCGGTCGCGCAGGCGGTCCTCGCGGCCGGCGGCGAGCCCATCGTGCTCGACCTCGACACCTCGAGCGTCACCGGCATGGAGGCGCACCGCATCGACGTCTCCGACACCCGCGCCACCGAGGCGCTCGTCACCGAGATCGCGCAGAAGCACGGCGGGCTGGATGCCGTCGTCACCGCGGCGGGCATCGACCGCTGCGGCCGCCTCGTCGACGTCGCCCCCACCGAGTGGGAGAAGGTCATCGGCGTGAACCTGATGGGCACGGTCGCCGTCGTCCGCGCGGCGCTGCCGTTCCTCACCGTGTCGCACGGCCGCGTCGTCACCGTCGCGTCGTCGCTCGCCATCAAGGCCGTCTCCGACGCGACCGCCTACTGCGCCTCGAAGTTCGGCGTGCTCGGCTTCACGCGCGCGCTGGCTGCCGAGACGAAGGGCGAGGTCGGCGTGACCACGCTGATCCCCTCCGGCATGAAGACCCACTTCTTCGACGACCGCGACCCGAAGTACAAGCCCGGCTCCGACGCGAACCTCAACGACCCGGCGGCCGTCGCCGACTCGGTGATGTTCATCCTCGGCCAGCCCCGCGGCTGCGAGATCCGCGAGCTCGTCATCACCCACGAGCTCGAGGACAGCTGGCCGTGA
- a CDS encoding glycoside hydrolase family 26 protein — MKHDPRTIRTATTLLLGLALTAGILTAASPASAATSGAASTAPTAVTAAPTVSDARLRFGVATPGGPTAGGELDQVAAQVGEDPSIVLSYADFTQAPPIQALDEVRARGAESLLTWEPWKAGAGVDQPGFSNASILAGDHDAYLREWGTQLAAWGGPVSLRYAHEMNGDWYPWAEGVNGNAAGSYAAAWKHVHDVVVGQGATNVRWVWTPNVPYTGSTLLAGLYPGAGYVDVVGLDGYNWGTGVAGRAWVSPSDLFGFGLERLRAVAAGKPIIIAETASSEVGGSKAAWDTDLVAFLQAQPDVVAFVWFDMDKEADWRIGSSASSTTAIRDALAARRV, encoded by the coding sequence ATGAAGCACGACCCCCGCACCATCCGCACCGCGACCACCCTCCTCCTGGGTCTCGCCCTCACCGCCGGGATCCTCACCGCGGCATCTCCCGCCAGCGCCGCGACCAGCGGCGCCGCGAGCACCGCGCCCACGGCCGTCACCGCCGCCCCCACCGTCTCCGACGCGCGGCTCCGCTTCGGTGTCGCGACCCCCGGCGGGCCGACCGCCGGCGGCGAGCTCGACCAGGTCGCCGCGCAGGTCGGCGAGGACCCGAGCATCGTGCTCTCGTACGCCGACTTCACGCAGGCGCCGCCCATCCAGGCCCTCGACGAGGTCCGCGCACGGGGCGCGGAGAGCCTCCTCACGTGGGAGCCGTGGAAGGCGGGAGCTGGCGTGGACCAGCCCGGCTTCTCGAACGCGAGCATCCTCGCGGGCGACCACGATGCGTACCTCCGCGAGTGGGGCACCCAGCTGGCCGCCTGGGGCGGTCCCGTCTCCCTCCGCTACGCGCACGAGATGAACGGCGACTGGTACCCGTGGGCCGAGGGCGTCAACGGCAACGCGGCGGGCTCCTACGCCGCCGCGTGGAAGCACGTGCACGACGTCGTCGTGGGCCAGGGCGCCACCAACGTCCGCTGGGTGTGGACGCCGAACGTGCCGTACACCGGATCCACCCTCCTCGCCGGCCTCTACCCGGGCGCCGGGTACGTCGACGTCGTCGGGCTCGACGGCTACAACTGGGGCACCGGCGTCGCCGGCCGCGCCTGGGTCTCGCCGTCCGACCTCTTCGGCTTCGGCCTCGAGCGGCTGCGCGCCGTCGCGGCGGGCAAGCCGATCATCATCGCGGAGACCGCGTCGTCCGAGGTCGGCGGATCGAAGGCCGCCTGGGACACCGACCTCGTCGCGTTCCTGCAGGCCCAGCCCGACGTCGTCGCCTTCGTCTGGTTCGACATGGACAAGGAGGCGGACTGGCGCATCGGCAGCTCCGCGTCCTCCACCACGGCCATCCGCGACGCGCTCGCCGCCCGCCGCGTCTGA
- a CDS encoding glycosyltransferase, whose product MRILMWHVHGGWTDSFVRGSHEILFPTTPARDAWGLGRGGRDWPASAREVDPSSLHDADVDLVLLQRVAEVEEAERLLGRRLGSDVPAVFLEHNTPRGAPTETVHALADRDDIPVVHVTRFNALMWDTGSAPATVVEHGVPDPGALYTGASRSFGAVINEPVRRGRITGTDLLPAFAEVAPVEVFGMGTDLLPGAFPSLGARIVPRGDLPTARMHPELAQLRAYVHPHRWTSLGLSLLEAMHMAMPVLVLDATEASRAVPPDAGAISSDPADLVRAARLLLADPDEAARRGRVAREAALARYSLGRFLRDMDAVLHDAVDAAAARRSRRAPAGSGSPTPPHHPLDERTTR is encoded by the coding sequence ATGAGGATCCTGATGTGGCACGTCCACGGCGGCTGGACCGACTCGTTCGTGCGCGGATCCCACGAGATCCTGTTCCCGACGACGCCCGCCCGCGACGCGTGGGGCCTCGGCCGCGGCGGCCGCGACTGGCCGGCGAGCGCTCGCGAGGTGGATCCGTCGTCCCTGCACGACGCCGACGTCGACCTCGTGCTGCTCCAGCGGGTCGCCGAGGTCGAGGAAGCGGAGCGCCTGCTCGGCCGCCGCCTCGGATCCGACGTGCCCGCGGTCTTCCTCGAGCACAACACCCCGCGCGGCGCCCCGACCGAGACCGTCCACGCGCTGGCCGACCGCGACGACATCCCGGTGGTCCACGTCACGCGCTTCAACGCGCTCATGTGGGACACCGGATCCGCGCCCGCCACGGTCGTCGAGCACGGCGTGCCCGACCCCGGCGCGCTGTACACGGGCGCCTCGCGGTCGTTCGGCGCGGTGATCAACGAGCCCGTGCGCCGCGGCCGCATCACCGGCACCGACCTGCTGCCCGCGTTCGCGGAGGTCGCGCCCGTCGAGGTGTTCGGCATGGGGACGGACCTGCTCCCCGGCGCCTTCCCGTCGCTCGGCGCGCGCATCGTCCCGCGCGGCGACCTGCCGACGGCCCGCATGCACCCCGAGCTCGCGCAGCTGCGCGCCTACGTCCACCCCCACCGCTGGACCTCGCTCGGCCTGTCGCTGCTCGAGGCGATGCACATGGCGATGCCGGTGCTCGTGCTCGACGCGACCGAGGCGTCGCGCGCGGTGCCGCCGGACGCGGGCGCGATCTCGTCCGACCCGGCCGACCTCGTGCGCGCCGCCCGCCTGCTGCTCGCGGATCCCGACGAGGCCGCCCGCCGCGGCCGCGTCGCCCGCGAGGCCGCGCTCGCCCGCTACTCGCTCGGCCGGTTCCTCCGCGACATGGACGCCGTGCTGCACGACGCGGTGGACGCCGCCGCCGCACGCCGCTCCCGCCGCGCGCCCGCCGGATCCGGCTCCCCGACTCCCCCGCACCACCCGCTCGACGAGAGGACGACACGATGA